The sequence TATTAAAAGAGGCTCTGGCAAATCCTAATGTAAGTATTAATTTATTTATAGATGGAAAACAAACTTTAAAAACTACAGGTAATGGTATAGAAAGTACAATATTTGAATTGTTTGGTAAAAATGTACTAAAAAATTTAGAAAAATTTGAATATGGTTATCTAGGTAATGTAGAAATTTTAAGATCTTCTAAAGAGTATATATTTACATATGTAAACGGAAGATATGTTAAATCTAATTTACTTGATAGGGCAGTTATAGATGCTTATTATACTAAATTGATGAAAGGTAAATATCCTTTTGTAATATTGATGTATAATGTAAATCCTAAGGAAATAGATGTAAATGTACATCCAAGTAAAAAAATGATTAAATTTTCTGATGAAAAAATAGTATATAATGATGTTAAGAAAACTATAGAAGATTTCTTTTATGAATTTGATAGAAAATCATGGCAGCCAACTTTAAAACCTAAGGTTGAAAATAAAGTGGAAGAAGTTGAAAAAAGTGAATATATACCTATTAATATATTTAGTAAAGAAGAACTTGGAGTTAAACCACTTCAAGTAAAAGAAACAAAATTGTTATATGAAAACCCTTTTTATGAGGAAGAAATTGTAGAGAAAAAAATTGTAGAAGATAAAAAGATAGAAAATAAAGTAGAATATATGAAACCTTTTTTTGAAAAAAAAGAAGGAGAAGAAAAACATTATGAAATACTAGGTCAAATATTTAATACTTACATACTTGTAAATAGAGATGATAATTTAGAAATATATGATCAACATATAATACATGAAAGACTACTTTATGAAGAATTAATGTCTAGTTTTGAAAAAAAAGATATTAGTTCTCAAATTTTATTATTACCTGAGGTTGTTGATATTAGTCCAGTGGATAAGGATACTATATTTAATAATATAGAAATATTTGAAAGATTAGGATTTGAAATAGATGAAATTTCAAATAATCAAATTGCATTAAGAGCAGTACCTAACTTTAATTTTAGAGAAAGTATTACTAATATTTTTGAAAATATACTTAATGATTTGAAGAATAATAATAAAGTAGGGGATATTAGAGAAAAAATAATAATATCTATGTCATGTAAGGGAGCAATTAAAGCTGGTCAAAGATTGAATATGCAAGAAATGCAAAATATGGTAAGAAGATTACATGAAGTAGGAAAGTATACTTGTCCTCATGGTAGACCAATTATTTCTAAAATTTCTAAATATGATTTAGACAAAATGTTTGGACGTGTAAAATAACTTGACTTTTCTTAATATATATGATATATAAACTTGAGTGAGAGGGAAATTAATGTTAAAAATTAATATAATTTGTGTAGGAAAAATTAAAGAAAAATATATATGTGATGGTATTGATGAATTTAAAAAAAGGCTATCAAAGTATATTAAATTAAATATAATTGAACTTAAAGAAGAACCTGATAATAATATTGATATGGCAATTAATAAAGAATCTAAGTTAATTATTGATACCATAAATAAAAATATAGGGTATAATATATTACTAGATATTAAAGGTGAAAACATTTCTAGTGAAAAATTATCAAAAAAGATAGTTGACTTAAAATTAGAATATAGTACTATAAACTTTATAATAGGTGGTTCTAATGGATTTAATGATGAGGTTAGAAATATTTCGGAATATAA is a genomic window of Streptobacillus felis containing:
- the mutL gene encoding DNA mismatch repair endonuclease MutL translates to MALIKILDDSISNIIAAGEVVENPASMIKELLENSLDAESTLIQIEVLNGGSYVKISDNGKGMSKEDVLLSIERHATSKISSKEDIFNLRTYGFRGEALASIAAVSKLSMSSKTKDDKLGTIINAYGGVVRKYENFSRTTGTEIEIRDLFYNTPARKKFLRKESTEYGKIKDIVLKEALANPNVSINLFIDGKQTLKTTGNGIESTIFELFGKNVLKNLEKFEYGYLGNVEILRSSKEYIFTYVNGRYVKSNLLDRAVIDAYYTKLMKGKYPFVILMYNVNPKEIDVNVHPSKKMIKFSDEKIVYNDVKKTIEDFFYEFDRKSWQPTLKPKVENKVEEVEKSEYIPINIFSKEELGVKPLQVKETKLLYENPFYEEEIVEKKIVEDKKIENKVEYMKPFFEKKEGEEKHYEILGQIFNTYILVNRDDNLEIYDQHIIHERLLYEELMSSFEKKDISSQILLLPEVVDISPVDKDTIFNNIEIFERLGFEIDEISNNQIALRAVPNFNFRESITNIFENILNDLKNNNKVGDIREKIIISMSCKGAIKAGQRLNMQEMQNMVRRLHEVGKYTCPHGRPIISKISKYDLDKMFGRVK
- a CDS encoding 23S rRNA (pseudouridine(1915)-N(3))-methyltransferase RlmH; translation: MLKINIICVGKIKEKYICDGIDEFKKRLSKYIKLNIIELKEEPDNNIDMAINKESKLIIDTINKNIGYNILLDIKGENISSEKLSKKIVDLKLEYSTINFIIGGSNGFNDEVRNISEYKLSFSKMTFPHQLMRLILIEQVYRAICIENNIKYHK